Proteins found in one Pseudopipra pipra isolate bDixPip1 chromosome 19, bDixPip1.hap1, whole genome shotgun sequence genomic segment:
- the NPTX1 gene encoding neuronal pentraxin-1, with protein sequence MAAGPPGTLVPLLLLLGPALGQGLGQTRFVCTSVPLDGDVCAASALGTGSAEELKGTVLQLRETVLQQKETIMNQKETIRELTAKLGRCESQSVLEPGEAKGRKGFAKNTMGDLSRPPAAETLSQLGQTLQSLKTRLENLEQFSRMNSSSQTNNLKDILQNKIDDLEKQVLSRVNSLEEGKLSPRNESEERGKIESTLTSLHQRISDLEKGQKDNRPPDRFQLTFPLRTNYMYAKVKKSLPEMYAFSICMWIKSNASPGMGTPFSYAVPGQANELVLIEWGNNPMEILINDKVAKLPFVINDGKWHHICVTWTTRDGVWEAYQDGTQTGNGENLAPYHPIKPQGVLVLGQEQDTLGGGFDATQAFVGELAHFNVWDRKLSPGEVYGLATCSSKALAGNVIAWAESNIDIYGGATKWTFEACRQLN encoded by the exons atggccgcggggccgcccggcACCCTCgtcccgctgctgctgctgctggggccggCGCTGGGACAGGGACTGGGGCAGACGCGCTTCGTCTGCACCTCGGTGCCGCTGGACGGGGACGTGTGCGCGGCCTCGGCGCTGGGCACCGGCTCGGCCGAGGAGCTGAAGGGCACCGTGCTGCAGCTGCGGGAGACGGTGCTGCAGCAGAAGGAGACGATCATGAACCAGAAAGAGACGATTCGCGAGCTCACGGCCAAGCTGGGCCGCTGCGAGAGCCAGAGCGTGCTGGAGCCCGGCGAGGCCAAAGGCAGGAAAGGCTTCGCCAAGAACACCATGGGCGACCTGTCGCGACCGCCCGCCGCCGAGACCCTCAGCCAGCTGGGGCAGACGCTGCAGTCCCTGAAAACCCGGCTGGAGAACCTGGAG CAGTTCAGCAGGATGAACTCCTCCAGCCAGACCAACAACCTGAAGGACATCCTGCAAAATAAGATCGACGACCTGGAGAAGCAGGTGCTGTCGCGGGTGAACAGCCTGGAGGAGGGCAAGCTCAGCCCCCGCAACGAGTCTGAGGAGCGCGGCAAGATCGAGAGCACCCTCACCTCGCTGCACCAGCGCATCAGCGACCTGGAGAAAG GCCAGAAGGACAACCGGCCCCCGGACAGGTTCCAGCTCACCTTCCCGCTCCGCACCAACTACATGTACGCCAAGGTGAAGAAGAGCCTGCCCGAGATGTACGCCTTCAGCATCTGCATGTGGATCAAGTCCAACGCCTCCCCCGGCATGGGCACCCCCTTCTCCTACGCTGTGCCCGGGCAGGCGAACGAGCTGGTGCTCATCGAGTGGGGCAACAACCCCATGGAGATCCTCATCAATGACAAG GTGGCCAAACTGCCCTTTGTCATCAACGACGGCAAGTGGCACCACATCTGTGTCACCTGGACCACGAGGGACGGCGTGTGGGAAGCCTACCAGGACGGCACACAGACGGGCAACGGCGAGAACCTGGCCCCCTACCACCCCATCAAGCCCCAGGGGGTCCTGGTGCTGGGCCAGGAGCAG GACACGCTGGGCGGCGGGTTCGACGCCACGCAGGCCTTCGTGGGGGAGCTGGCCCACTTCAACGTGTGGGACCGCAAGCTGAGCCCCGGCGAGGTGTACGGGCTGGCCACCTGCAGCTCCAAGGCGCTCGCGGGGAACGTCATCGCCTGGGCCGAGTCCAACATCGACATCTACGGCGGGGCCACCAAGTGGACTTTCGAGGCCTGTCGCCAGCTCAACTAG